The sequence ATCCCGTAAAAAATATTTTATTGGGAGAGGATATTTGCGCTTGCTCACATATTGGAATTCATGTTTCCGATTCCATGGTTTCCGGCGGCTCCAAGTTTTTCCGATATAAACAGTGGGTTTAAAGATTGCCCCACAGGGGGAGGAGGGTATTTCTATCCAATATGTTACTCTGCCGTTGTCTAATCGAGCGCTCAAGCCGAACCAACGGGCGTAGTGCCCATAATCATAGGTCATGCGGTAGCGGGTGGCGATCATTTGCCAATCACTAGAGTTGGCTTCAATTGTCAAAACCTGCTTCCGATAGGGACGTGGATGATAAGGTTTAGTAGGCATTTAGCCAACTCCTTTATGTTTTTGTAATATGTCAAAACAGCAATGACAGTTTAGGGTATCAAAAGCGAGCAGCTGGGTCAATTTTTGGATTCTTGGCCGAGTCCGTAAATTATCCAATATAGCAACATAATAGCTGCCAGAGTTTTAGCTAATTGATTGGAACCGGGTAATTCTAGGGTAGAATATTTTAATTTAGTGGCGACGATCTTCTCTTCTAATTTAATCAGGCTATGTTGAATAAAATCAGGTTCGGTAGTGTCTTCAAAAAGCAGTACAAAATATTTTGTCGATGTTTTTGGCGGAAATCCCTGCACGTCATTTCCCATTGCCTCAGCTATAGTGCCTGTAAAGCAAGGCATAGTCGCAAAAATGTTCAACAAGGATTTAAAAAGATGAGCCAAGCCAATATATGTATTAGAACTGTAAATTAGCAAATGGGTATCCGCTACTAGATCGGCCACTTTATGACCCAATTTCGGCAGATACATATTTTCGATTTCAGTAACCGCTGCCAATATGTTTTGCCGAGCTTTGGACGATAATACTCCGGCGTTAATAAGAATCTGGACAAGAACAGCTAACATTATGCCCCCGTTCATTTTTCCGTTGGTCGGAGCGCGTAATTCGGAGATAGTTTTATCAATGAGAACGAATGGCAAGTTGTGTTCGCGAGCAAACACCTCTAATTCGCCGCCAGTGGTGATGGCCACCACCTGAGCATGAGCCGCAGAGGCCATTTTGGTGGCCGATAAGACCTCTGGCCGTTTACCGCAGAGCGATATGGCTATCACCAAGGTTTTAGGGGTAATTCTAGCAGGTAAACCATAACCCGTGTGAATACGAATAGGAACGGTAGTATCATTTTCGAACAGATTCTTGACAATTTCGGCTGTGGCAGCATTGTAGCTAAAAGCCGTGATAATAATCTGATCAATATTCTTATCTTTAGATAATTGAATAGATTCAGCCATCCGAAATCCCCGCTCGAATTGCTGCGGGTATTTTTTAATTAGATCGTAGATATCCGATTGATTCCAGATTTTCATTTAGTTAAAGCGTTTGAAAGTGATAGATTCCTCCCCTTACGGAGGGCCTGCCTGCCGGTAGGCAGGGAGGTTAGGAGGGGAGTTAACACTAAACCCCTACCCCTTAAATACTAGATGTTAACCCCTAGATGCTGTGCGGTTTACTTGGCTAAAGCGCGGAGTAATCTAATGTCTTGAATGTCCAGTCTGGGATCCCCCGTCCGGGGAGTTTCCAGAATCAGTGGACGTTCCCTGATGATTGGATTAGTCAGTAAGGCCCTAATTCCTTCTTCGCCGATAAACCCTTTGCCGATATTCTCGTGCCGGTCTTTTTTAGAGCCCAGATCAAACATGGCGTCGTTCATATGGATAAAGGCAAGATGTTCAAGACCTATTAGTTTATCAAATTTATCGAGCATCTGGGAAACATCTTTGGGAGTACGCAAATCTATCCCGGAAACAAACATGTGACAGGTATCTAAGCAGAATCCAAATCTTTTTTTAGTTTTTAAGCCTTTCCAGATAGCTCCTAGCTCTTCGATAGTATCCCCGATCTTATTCCCCGCCCCGGCATCACTCTCAATAATCAGCCGAACCGGCCATTTTTCATCAGTTAATTCAGCTAAACGATTAAGAGTGGCAACAGCGTTTTTGATACCCGGCTTATCCCCGTCTTGATTACTGCCGCAGTGAAAATTATAACCGTCGGCACCGATTTGATAAGCGATCTTAGCCTCTTCTTTGAGTTTTTTGAGGCTGAGATTGCGCAAAACATCTCGGTTGCTGGCCGGGTTGGGTAAATACGCGGCATGGACTAAAACTTTCTCTACGCCCGAGCGATGCCAGGCCGTCCTGAAATCGGCTGCCTCCTGATCGGTGATTTCCGGTGTTTCCCATCTTTGGGGTGGGCCTACGAAAATTTGAATAACATCGCAATCTAATAATTCAGCTTCTGCAAATGCGCCAGGCAGCCCGCCGGCGATAGACACCTGGTAACCAGCTTTGATTTTATTCCCCATTGTCATTAGTTAAAGGAGACACTATTTCTACTTCTTTTTCTATGTGCTCTTTAATAGAATTCACAGGATCTTTTTTCTTATCTAATCCTATACCGGGTATTATTGCTGGCAATTGCCATATATTCGGGTCACTCTCTACTTCGGTTTTTATGGAACCATCCGAAGCTATCTCGCATCGGCCCGGTTTTCCTGTGACCCATACGCAATCATCGCTTGGGTTGTTCTGATCGGGCTGGTGTGGTGGCCCTTCCATGTTCATACCTTTAGTTTACCAAAATAAATCGGGCCGATATTGTATTATATAAACGCATCCTAATGGCGCTATCGTCTAGTGGTTAGGACGCCAGGTTCTCATCCTGGTAACCGGAGTTCGAATCTCCGTGGCGCTACCACTCCTATCTTAATTATAAGAAACTAGCCGTAAATCAAAACCGCCTCTTTGTGAAGCGGTTTTGATTTTATATCGAAATCGGAGTTACTTCTTCTTTAGGATTGGCAAACCAGTACGAGAGCTCTCTACTACTTTATAAAGAGCGGGAACTTCATTTTGGGCACCAACGCCAGCAACTTTTGCAAAGTAATAAATCATCTGTTTGCGTCCACCTTTAAGGGTGACGTTCTTGCCGTGCAAGAAATAGGTTTTGCCCTTACTGTTGCGATAGCTAAAAGACATACGACCTCCTGATTAACCAATATATTACTACTTAAATTGTAACACCTTAGCCCTCCTATGTGTAGGAGAAAGTTTTCCCCATTGTCAAAGGGACTATAAAGTAGCTTCTCCGGGCTGCCAATCAGCTGGGCACATTTTCCCAGTCTGGAGAGCGGCCAAAACTCGTAACAACTCTTGAGTGCTGCGGCCGACATTCTCACTTATGGTCATGCTATATCTGATATTACCTTCAGGATCGATAACAACCGTACCGCGCAGAGCAGTTCCCTCACTTTCTATAAGAAGGTTGTAATCTCGGCTAGTCCGTTTATGGAAATCACTCAAAAGGACAATATCCAGCCCGCCCAATTCTTCCGCCCATTTCTGATGGGCATATACACTATCCACACTGATTCCCAGCACGACACTGTTAACTTTCTTAAAATCGTCAGCCTGACTGTTTAAGCTAGTAATCTCGGTGGGACAGACATAAGTAAAATCGCCGGGATAGAAAAATAGCACTATCCACTTACCCTTGAACTCTTTTAGACTGTAATCTTTAACTTTGTTTTTGAAATATCCCTTAAGGATAAAATCGGGCGCCTTGTCTCCTATTTGTAACATGTCTCACCTCTAGATTAACCTATTAATTATCTGCGATAGTCCTCCATAGCTCGCAGAGCGAAGGACGGAACTCTATATCATAGTATCAGGTCAGGTTTTGTCAAAACTAAAAACTCGCCCTAGGTAGGGCGAGCAACTATGAATCAATCAACTAGCCGTAGATCTGGCCAGCCGGCCTGCCAGTCGGTTCTTAATTCTGCAGTAAGATATCTTTCGGCCTCAAAAATCGATGGCTCTGCATTGTTTGCAAAGTATTCTGTCAAAATTACATCTACATCACTGAAGAAGTGATCTCTTTGCCTAGCGGGAAGTTCTTTTGTGTTATGGCAGTATTGTCTCCATGCCCTATCATCATAGAGTCGGTCCAACGGCAGCCACTGCCACATCTGTCGGTTAAAGGGTAGCAACTGAAGATCTTTAGTAAGTTCTGCAGAAGAAGGAACAATAAAATTGTCGCTCACTTCCAAAGATCCCAAGGGACTGCCCAAGACATGGTAAATTATACCGGTTATCATTACATTTTTTGTATAATCACTATATCCTGCTGGCAATTCCTCAAAAGTGGGGTAATAATTAAGCAAATCCTTGTCACTGATCGCTGTATTAACTACACAATGGGGCACTGTGGCATTAGGGATTACTACCATGCGAAAATCCGCATATTGCAACGCAGGAAATGATACACCGTTATGATTGGAATTGCGAACAAATAACTCAGGATTTCCGTTGAGTTTGGTGTAATATCTCTGAGTTGGAGGCTTGATTGCCCCTGACTCCAACGAGATAACACTAAGTGCGCTAACTAGGATTAAACATATCAATAATACAGTGCTGTCGCGGAACAAAACCCAAGCAAGCTCTAACAGAAGATACGGACGATCTTCTCTGTCGGTTGTACCAAGAGAATTAACAGCGCCAGAAATCCGGCGGATTTCGTTGGGGAGTATGCGGCGCGCTATGACAATCGTAATAATAACGACCGTAATAGCACCCAGCCACGATAATACCCAGTAACTCCAAAATAGGACATCGCTATTCATAGCGTGCCTCCTTAATTTTCAATAGTGTCAGGCGCATTTACCTGTAGGGTCAGAATAGCAGAAAAACCGCTCCCAGTCAAGGTTTTGTATATATTACGTTGTTTCAGGCTAGATCTGAGATCTTAAATTTCTATATTGGAGGGGCACCACTCAGCCAGTTGATAGAACACCTCAATCCCAATTAAAAACCCGCCCGTTAAGGCGAGGTTTTCTTCTATACTGCTAGTAGTGATGTGCAAATATTACCAGTTATTGCTCTTACTCACGAGCGTAAAATCTGGCATATACCAATCGTGCCTCAAGCTTGTTATGATAGCCTGCTTGGCGGCTTCAGTGGTGGGTTGGGTAATTGTTGTGCCAAGATAATCTTGGAATGCCACTGTTGCTTGATTGAAGAACATATTTTCTTGAATAACCACGAGGTCATTGTTGTGTTCTTCCTTGGCGTACCATTGTTGATTATCTCGAAATCGTTCCCAAGGCAACCACTGAAAACCACTGCGCTGGTGTTCCTCTAAAGCAAGAGAAACAAAGGAGTCATCTCCTTCAAGGAGTCGCTGGGAAAATGGTTTGAAAGTAACTATTATCTCGGCATAGTAAGGATCTTCTGATGTCCCTTCGAGGAGAAATCTGCGAGTCACTTCAACCGTGGCATAGCGCTTAATGTAATGGTCCGGCTCTATGGGGTTAGATATCATTACCCCTTGGCTGTTCCTTTGATAAACATAACCGAGTACCGTTGATGTGTCAGCAATAGATAGAGGAGCTGCTGAAGATAAGGGTAGCCCGATAATAGGGATGGCCTTAGTAGAATTATCAGGTTGGAACAAAGAAAGTGAACCACCGAACAGTAGTGCATATCCCCATAATCCAGTCAGTGCAAACATTAGGCCTCGCCAACCCCGATCGCGCATTACCACACCAATAATAATGAATACCACTGGCATTATCCATAGGATGTAGAAAAAACTAAATTCTATGTTTTCGAGCATGAATTGACTCCTTGCGTTTTATGCCCGCTGGGCAAAATTTTCAATAGTGTCAGGCGCATTTGCCTGCAGAGTTAGAATAGTATAAAACCCGCTCCCAGTCAATATTTTAATGTAACTTCTCCTTCCAGGCCAGAGGCGATTTTGCTCGGAGGGTAATATTATTCTTCGCCTGCCCGTGCCGGACTTGAGCGGCCAGGGAGTGAAATCGAGAAGTACTTTTTAGAGCTTATTTATTGGTAAAACAACCTCACGGATTTTGATTTTGGTGGGGAGAGCGGAAGTGGGGTTAAATTTTAAGAGTTGGTTAATAGTCAGGGGTAT is a genomic window of Patescibacteria group bacterium containing:
- a CDS encoding SIS domain-containing protein, translated to MKIWNQSDIYDLIKKYPQQFERGFRMAESIQLSKDKNIDQIIITAFSYNAATAEIVKNLFENDTTVPIRIHTGYGLPARITPKTLVIAISLCGKRPEVLSATKMASAAHAQVVAITTGGELEVFAREHNLPFVLIDKTISELRAPTNGKMNGGIMLAVLVQILINAGVLSSKARQNILAAVTEIENMYLPKLGHKVADLVADTHLLIYSSNTYIGLAHLFKSLLNIFATMPCFTGTIAEAMGNDVQGFPPKTSTKYFVLLFEDTTEPDFIQHSLIKLEEKIVATKLKYSTLELPGSNQLAKTLAAIMLLYWIIYGLGQESKN
- a CDS encoding peroxiredoxin, which produces MLQIGDKAPDFILKGYFKNKVKDYSLKEFKGKWIVLFFYPGDFTYVCPTEITSLNSQADDFKKVNSVVLGISVDSVYAHQKWAEELGGLDIVLLSDFHKRTSRDYNLLIESEGTALRGTVVIDPEGNIRYSMTISENVGRSTQELLRVLAALQTGKMCPADWQPGEATL
- a CDS encoding deoxyribonuclease IV, with the protein product MTMGNKIKAGYQVSIAGGLPGAFAEAELLDCDVIQIFVGPPQRWETPEITDQEAADFRTAWHRSGVEKVLVHAAYLPNPASNRDVLRNLSLKKLKEEAKIAYQIGADGYNFHCGSNQDGDKPGIKNAVATLNRLAELTDEKWPVRLIIESDAGAGNKIGDTIEELGAIWKGLKTKKRFGFCLDTCHMFVSGIDLRTPKDVSQMLDKFDKLIGLEHLAFIHMNDAMFDLGSKKDRHENIGKGFIGEEGIRALLTNPIIRERPLILETPRTGDPRLDIQDIRLLRALAK